GGCCGGCTTCCCCGGGATTGCGATGCCTGCTGGATACGGTTGATCTGCAACCGGAGCTCGGAGGCCAGGGTCTGTGCCCGCTCCTGTTGGCCCAGCAATTCACCCACGGTAACAATGCGCTCCAACGCAGCATCCGGTGTTCTTGCCGACGACAGTTTCTCGACCTGAACACCCGCCCTGGCCAGTCGCTCCAGGTTTTCTTCCGGAGCGGCCTGCTCGGAGGTAATCAGCAGATCGGGCTTGAGTGCGAGCACCCCTTCAAAAGGTAACGCCCGCAGGTAGCCAATTTTGGGCAACGAGTCGGTCTGTTCCGGATAACCGCTGGTGGTGTCCACGCCTACCAGCAACGACTCCAGGCCCAGTCGGTACACAATCTCGGTAATTGCTCCGTCAGCCGTCACAACCCGCGGCGAATCCCCCGCCTGGGCGGACGACGCGAACGCAGTAGCCAACAGGAACCACCCAAGAACCCTCGATATCATGACAAAGCCTCCAGGGTCGCCGCCTGCTCCCGCCAGAGTTCGGATTCCGGAGTGCCGGGCTTGCGCTCACCAAACACGGTCAATACCAGCTCACCGTCGGCGTTAAAGGCCTCTACTGAGGTGATAATCCCGTCTGCAGAGGGGCGGCGGACCAGCCACCAGCGCCGGATTGCTTCGGTGTTGGCATGGAGGTTGAAGCCGCTGTCCAGAACGTTCATCCAGGGACCAGTGCGGCGCAGATTGGCCACCTTGCCCGTGAATATCTGCACGATGCCGGGATTGCCGACGAAGAACATCGCCGGGCACTGATTATCCCGAAGCAGCTCCAGTAGCCGGTCCAGCACGTTGCCATCGTTACGCTCAAGCTCGGTCGCCCATTCGCCTCTCAGGAGTTCCAGCGCCGTCAAACGATCGGTACCCGCCCGTTTCAAAAGCGCACCAAAATGATGGACATCCTTGAGTTCCCGCCAGCCCTCTCGGAGAACCTCTGTGTTGACGGCTTCTGGTGCTACCCGTTGAGGAACCGGGCGCGTGCCCTGAGACTTGAACGGCCTCAGCTCTTGATCGGCGAAGGAATGGACCAGACGCTCCCATGCCTCGCCATCCGTATCGGCAACCCGGTAGATCTTGTGGACCGCAGCGCCGTACTGATCAAAGAACTGCAGACTCTCCCTTGACCCGGAACGAACCTGTTCCTGCACCTGGTAGCCATAGGCCCAGTGTTTGAAAAAGACCCGGATATCGATCTCGCCGACGGCCAGCCCCATGGCCCCGGACCTGCCGCTGGTGAAATCCTTGAAGGTGCCGGTAACCTCATGAACCACCTCGTTGTTGCGGCTCAGAATCATGACCGGCCCGACGCTTTCAATGGCCTTGAGAAGATCCCCGAAACTGTTCTTGAGAGGAATCAGGGCGTCGCCGCCACGCAGCCGAACCAGCTCCATCTCGCTGACGCCCAGCTTATCGGCCATCTGGCGGATCCTCATGTTTGGCTCTGCTTTTTGCAGTGTCCGCCAGCGCGCTGCGAGCGATCCGGTTGCCGTGCCTGTTGCCATCGCTGTCTGTTGCATGGGGTTACTCCTGCGCCTGCTGAAGTTCAACCGGCAGCCAGCGCACGGTCGGCTGGCCGCTGGTTCCGTTCTGGTCGTAGTAACCGACAATCTGTAGCGCCCAGACCATGGACTCCGAATCATCGATATCCGCCTTGATCAGGAAGGTCCGGAAGTTTGGCCAGATCTTGTGCTGATCGGTCAGGTTGTAGGCGTACCAGGTGTTATCAGTGAATACCCCGCCGGTTGAGTCCGTGTTGTAAAGCTGGGGAACCCCTGGATCGCTGTCATTGGCTGCAAGCTCGGTCCAGGTCATCGGATCAGAGGCGCCGCCACTGCCGTTGCCGGACACGCCGCTGTTGGATTTCAGGTACCAGTCGCGTCCGGAGAAACCGACCCGGACATCCCAGAGGTCGCTGGTCGCGCAATCAACAACAGTGGCCGAATCAAAATCGAAGCACGCATCGCCGCCGTCGTAGCCTGCGGGCGGCGTGAATGTGACGGGTGTGGCACTGAATTGCGACGCACCGGAGGCCTGCACATCAAACTCCAGCGTGAAATCGTCAATGCCCTGCCCCTCGCGGGTCGGGAAGTTGAAGTCGACAACCCGCATCCGGGCGAAGCTGTCGCCCTCGGCGGATCGCACCAGATAGCCAACGTCCGCCTGTTCGGAGATGACCCCGGTAGTGAAATCGTACTGGGACCAGGCGTCGGACGCCCCGAACGCGCTGGCAAAGGCATCCTCTTGCCAGTTTGCCGGTTCCTCGAGGATGCCCAGCAAATGCTCCTGCTCGGAGTTGGCGGTGGCGTTGGTAAATACGTTCGGGTCGGGATCCCCGTTACCGTCGTAGAAATCGTCCTGGGCGATGGCCAGGGCACCACCAACACGGCCGGTTCCCGACGCACCGCTGTTTACTTTGAAGCTCAACCGGCTGGCAGCGATGTGCCAGTTATCGCCTTCTTCCACCATCGCTCCGGTTTCCAGATTCAGATAGACCGTCTCCGTAGCCGCGGGCATCAACTGCTCGGAAAAGCTGCTGACATCATCCGCGTCGTCCTGTGCAATGGAGTTGTCACTGCCTCCGCCACAGGCCGTCAAAGCCAGGGCGGCCAGCACAATGGCCGGGGGTCTGGTATCGAAAAGATCCATGGATATCTCCTTCCTATCGTTTTTTGGTGGTCAGGCATTATTCCCCAAAAGAAACCGTTAGCCCGGCGTAGAGGAACCGCCCCGCAACCGGTCTGAAATCTTCACTGGCATTGGAAAAGTCGCGCTGCTCGTCGGTGATGTTGTCGGCACCGGCAAACAGCCGAAACTGGTTGGAAATCTGGTAATTCAGTTTCAGGTCGGCTGTGGTATAGCCCGGGGATTCGGTTCCCGCAGCAGCATCCACAAACTCCTCGCTCTGGTACTTAAGCCGCGCACTCCAGGACAGGCCGGTTACCCCGAGCGGACCATCCAGTCCGAGACGCGCCTGATGCCTTGGCCGGCGATTAAGCTCATTGCCTGTCGCCAAATCCTCGGTTCGGGTCAGGGTGTAGCCAGCGGTGAGCCGCCAGTGCTCGGAAGGCTCCCAGCCGGCAGTGGTCTCGAACCCCCAGGTCCTTGCCTCGGCAAGGTTTTCATAGGAGAAAACCTGAACGCCGTCGTTCCGCGCCTGGGTGGCCTCAGTATCCGGTGAGGTCTGGATCAGTTGCTCGATGTCGTTCAAGAAGGCGTTCGCTTCCAGCCATGCAGACCGGTTCCAGGACAGCCCTCCCCCAAACTGATAGCTGATGGATTCCTCCGGTTGCAGCCCTGGAGTCCCCTGCACGACGTAGCCAAGCTGGCTGTGGTCAAAGGTGAAGTACCTTTCCTTCAGATTCGGCACCCGGTATCCGGCGCCAACGCCGCCGCGCAGGAAGCCCGTCAGTGAATCGGTTCGGACCAAGTCGTAGCGTGCATTAATCTTGGGTGCTGTGTAAGTTCCGAAATCGGAGTCATTCTGGAACCGGACGCCAGGCACCAGCTCAAGATGTTCAGTGGGCATCCAGGTATCCTGCGCCCAGGCTTCCTGGCTTTCACGCTGTCGGCGAGGTTCTGCACCGAGCTCGGAAGCACCGTCCTTGGTCTGATCGAGCGTTTCACGGTTGAAATCGACGCCACCCTGCAGGTGATGACTGAGCCCCACTGGCTTGCCCAGATGGGCCGAAAAACGGGATAACGTAGATTCGGCACGACGGTCATCAAAGACTCCGCTGCCGGTGTACTTCAAGGTATCGTCGTTGAGGATCTCCTGGACGGCGGACCAGCCCGCACGAAGATCAGAGTTGCGGCCATGATCTCCAGAGAGGGTATAGCGGGTACGAGTAACCGTTTCATCCTTGCCCTGATTGATAACAAAAGGCGGGTTCTGTTCGGTGAAACGGGACCCTGACTCCTCCTCGAATCGTGCCACCGCGGCGCTGAGGCGATGGTCTTCGTTCGGGGACCAGTCGGTGCGGAAACTGAGATCGGTGCGATCGTATTCATCGCCCGGCCTTGCCCAGGTATCCGGCTCCGGGTCGATGCCATCGGAATGCTGGTGTGACGCCGATAACCGCAGGGCGAATTCCTCACTCCCACCCTGGACCGTGGCTCGAGCCGAATATCGGGCGGGGTCCGCCTCATCGCCCGAGGGATTCTGGTCACCATAGGTACCTGCATCGGTGGTGAACTGACCGGAGAGCCCCGGCGCTGGCGGCCGAGAGATAACATTCACCACGCCACCGATACCAGAACTGCCATACTGGGCAGAGACGGCGCCCTTGACCACTTCCACCCGCTCGATATCGAGCACGGACAACTGGCTGACATCGACAGTCGACCCGGTTGTGGCCGTCATCGGCAAACCGTCAATCAGAACCAGCACCCGGTCGGATTCAACGCCCTGGAGCCAGACCTCGTAACCGGGCTTGCCGTGGATTTCCCGGAGCTGCAACCCCGGAACGTTCTCCAGAGCCTCTTTCAGATTGCGAGCGTGGGTTTTCTCAATCTCTTCGGCCGTAACCACTTCGGTTCGAACCGGAGTATCCAGCAACTGACGCTCCGTGCGGGTTCCGGTAACAACAAGCTCATTCAGGTAACCGGCCGACCGGTTGTCGGCAAGCGTTGCCGTAGAGACCATGGCAACCAGGGAAAGGCAGGACAGAGAGAGATATGATTTTCGAAAATGCATAGATCAACCAAACGGCTCACAATTTAATGCGAACGATTATCGTTTGATTTTAGATTTATATCAATGCCTGGGCTGGAATTTTTGTATAGGCACAAAAAAAACCGGCCGGAGCCGGTTTTTCTATTTCTGCTTCATCTGCCGCAGATCAGTGAGTCTGCTGCTCTTCGTTTGCCTCGCCCGCAGCTTCTTCCTGCTTGCGCTTGAGCGCCTGGGCATAGATGGCATCGAAATTCACCGGCGCCAACATCAGGGCGGGGAAGCTGCCCTTGTTCACAATGCCGTCGATCGCTTCGCGAGCGTAGGGGAACAGGATAGTCGGGCAGTAGGCGCCCAGCATCTGGCCCAGCTGCTGGCCTTCGATGCCCTGAACCAGGAACACACCGCCCTGCTGGATCTCGACGATGTAAGCCACCTTCTCACCCACTTTCGCGGTAACGGTCAGGGAAAGCACAACCTCGTACTGGTTGTCGCTGACTTTGTTGTGGGAGGTATTCAGATCCAGGTTAACCTGCGGCTTCCACTGCTCCTGAAACACAGTTGGAGAGTTGGGCGATTCGAAAGACAGGTCCTTCACATAGATGCGCTGAAGGGCAAACTGGGGTTGGTTCTGGTTGTCACTGCCTGCTGCGGCTTGCTGATTCTCAGCCATTTTCGGTCCTTTCGTTCTCAATCGTGGGCTCGGGGCCCGTTGTTATGGGATGCTCTAGAGCTTGCTGCCGGGACATTTTACGTTCAGGCCGGGCCGGCTAATGTGAAACAGTGCGGCAGAATGATCTTCAGATCAAGGGCCAACCTATTTCTTCACGAGCGGAAGGTTGCTTGCCTTCCAGTCCGCCACACCACCGTTCAGGCGAACCACATTGCTGAAGCCTTCCGCGTTCAGCTGCTTGACCGCCATGGCGGAATGCTGGCCCATTTTGTCGGCAACGATAATCTGCTTGTCCTTGAACTTGCTCAGCTCGCCAACGCGACTCTTGAGACTGTTCAGGGGAATGTTGATAGAGCCGGTAATACGCCCCTCACCAAACTCCTTACGGTCCCGGATGTCCACTACAACGGCTTCATCCTTGTTGATCAGATTGACCGCGCCCTGGGCCGAGATCTTGGCACCGCCACGACGGGACTCCAAAATAAGAATGGCGACCAGAAATGCCACGAACAGCGACACAAGAACGTAGTGGTTAACGACAAATTCAAACAACCGGTCCATGAATTTACCCTGATGATGAGTTTGGCGCGATTATACACAGCCTGCTCCCCGGACAGAAGGTGACGAAACTGGCCAGTAAATGCGAAAATAGATAGACTCGATTTTTGTTTTAGTAAATTTACTAACATTTTATTTCCGGACCGAATGATGACTGCAATGCGCAAGCCGACTGCACTGATTATCCTGGACGGCTGGGGCCACCGAGACCCGGCTGAAGACAATGCCATCAGCAACGCCAGCACCCCGTTCTGGGATCAACTCTGGCAGAGCCAGCCCAAAACCCTCATCAACACGTCAGGGATGTTTGTCGGGCTGCCGCAGGGGCAAATGGGTAACTCGGAAGTTGGCCATATGAACCTGGGCGCAGGGCGCGTGGTCTATCAAAGCCTGACTCGTATCGACAAGGACCTGGAGGAAGGCACTTTCCAGAAGAATGAGGTTCTCTGCTCCGCCATCGACAAGGCCGTTCAGAGCGGCCGCGCCGTCCATCTCATGGGGCTGATGTCTCCCGGTGGTGTGCACAGCCACGAGGACCACATTATTGCGGCCGCGGAACTGGCTGCTGCCCGCGGCGCGAAGGAAGTCTACATCCATGCCTTCCTCGATGGCCGCGATATGCCACCTCGCAGCGCCAAACCGTCACTGGAGAAAGCGGCCGCGAAACTCAAGAGCCTGGGTGTTGGCCGGGTTGCGTCGATTGTCGGTCGTTACTATGCCATGGACCGCGATAACCGCTGGGACCGGGTGGAAGCCGCCTATAACTTGATGACCCAGGGAACCGCCGAGTTCGTCGCAGCTGATCCGGTATCCGGGCTGGAACAGGCCTACGAGCGCGGGGAGAACGACGAATTCGTGGCACCAACCCGCATCCACGCCGCGGGCGAGCCGGAAGGCACCATAAACGATGGCGACACGGTGCTGTTCATGAACTTCCGTGCCGACCGTGCCCGGGAGATGACCCGCACCTTCGTGGAAAAGGACTTTGACGGTTTCGAACGCAAGAAGCACCCGGAACTGGCCGATTTTGTCATGTTGACCGAGTACGCGGCCGACATCAAAACGTCCTGCGCCTACCCGCCGGAGCAGCTTACCAATGGCCTTGGCGAGTATATGGCGAAGCAGGGAAAGACCCAGCTGCGAATTGCCGAAACCGAAAAATACGCCCACGTAACCTTCTTCTTCAATGGCGGCCTGGAAACGCCGTTCGAAGGCGAGGACCGGATCCTGGTGCCGTCCCCCAAAGTGGCCACCTACGACCTGCAGCCGGAAATGAGCGCGCCGGAAGTTACGGACAAGCTGGTAGAGGCCATCAAAAGCGGCAAATACGATCTGGTGGTCTGCAACTACGCCAATGGCGACATGGTTGGCCACACCGGCAAGCTGGATGCGGCCATCAAGGCAGCCGAATGCCTGGACGAGTGCGTGAAGCGTGTTGTCGAAGCTCTGGATGAAGTTGGCGGCGAAGCACTGATTACCGCCGACCACGGCAACTGCGAGCAGATGACCGACCCCAACTCCGGTCAGGTTCACACCGCCCATACGATCGGGCCTGTGCCACTGGTATACACCGGCCATCGAAAGGTTGAGCTGAAGAACGACGGAAGCCTGAGCGATGTGGCACCTTCGCTGCTCACCCTGATGGGGCTGGAGCAACCAGAGGAGATGACCGGGCACAGCCTGGTTGAGATCGGCTGATCCGGGAACGGAACCAACCTTTGCGACTGACCGCAACTCTGGCGCTCACCCTTTTTCTGGGTGCAGCGCCGGCACTCGCCCAACAGGATGTTACCCCGGCCCAGATCGAGGAACTCAAGGAACGCATTGAGGACATCGACGATTGGCTGGAGGACGCCGAAGAAGACCGCTCCTCCCTGGAGCGGCAGCTTGCCGCGACCGAAAAGAACATCAGCCGCCTGACCCGCGAGCGGCGATCCCTGCGCCAGCAGGCCGAACAGCAGCAGCAAAGACTCCGGGAACTGGAGAATGAGGCGCAGGAGCTCACACGAACCCTCGACCGCCAGCGGGAGAGCCTCAAGAAGCAGATCCGCGCAGCCTGGATGGAAGGAGACGCGCCGGCGGTAAAAGTCCTGCTCAATGAGATAGATCCGGACAAGATCGCCCGGACCATGACCTATTACGAATACCTCAGCAAGGACACCGTCAACCGCCTGGAAGCGTTCAGGAAAAGCCTGCAAGAGCTCAGAAACACTCAGGCTGCCGTGCAATCGACACGGGTCGAACTGGCCAGAACCGAGGAAAACGTCGCCAAACGCCAGCAGGAACTGACCGAATCCAGACAGAAACGCCAGCAGACCCTGGCAGCACTCAAAGCCGACATCCAGAACCGCCTGAGCGAACGGGAAGAGCTGGAGTCAGATCGCAAACGGCTGGAAAACCTGCTTGAAGAAGTCCAGCAGGCAATCAACAACATCCCCTCACCCAATGAATCCCAGCCCTTCGCTTCACTGCGCAACAAGCTGCCATGGCCAGTAGAGGGTAAGGTATTGAGCCGCTACGGTGAACGCTATGCCGATGGCAAACTCCGACGCAACGGCCTGCTTATCGGCACCGGGGATGAAGCGGAAATTCGTGCAATACACTACGGTCGGGTGGTGTTCGCCAACTGGCTTCGGGGTTTTGGCCTGATTACCATCATTGATCATGGTGAAGGCTACATGACACTGTACGGCCACAGCAGCAGCCTGTTCACCAGTCCCGGGGACTGGGTGGTTGCAGGTGAGCCCATCGCCCAGGCAGGCCGTACCGGTGGCACCGATTCCCCGGCCCTGTATTTTGAGGTTCGCCACAATGGCAAGCCTGACAATCCGGGCCGGTGGCTGGCGAACTGAGGCACTCGTCGAGGGCTGACAAACGCCGCGGGTAACGCCATACTGTCCGGAGTCAGGGAATCCAGTCCAACTATCGGAATAAAAACAGGATATGTGAATGAAACGGGTCAGAAGTACACTTAACGCCTTTCCATTGCGCAGCATTGCGCTCGCTACCTGTTTCGCAACCGCCTCCGGACTGGCTTGGGCCCAGGATGAAGACACCGCCACCGAACAGCTTCTCGAAGGCATCCAGAATGGTGAACGGGTGGAAATCAGCCTGCCGGATCCCGAGAAGCAGCTACCCCTGGAAGATCTTCGAAAGTTCACCGAAGTATTCAGCCGCATCAAAGACGCCTATGTCGAGGAAGTAAGCGATCGCAAACTCCTCGAAAGCGCCATCAAAGGCATGCTGTCGGACCTTGACCCACACTCCACCTACCTGGCACCGAAGGACTACGAAGAGCTGGAAGAAAGCACCTCCGGCGAGTTCGGCGGGCTGGGCATTGAAGTGGGCATGGAGAACGGCTTCGTAAAAGTGATTGCGCCCATCGACGACACACCGGCCCAGAAAGCGGGCGTTCAGGCCGGGGACCTGATCATCAAGCTTGATGAAAAGCCGGTCAAAGGCATGAGCCTGGAAGAAGCCGTCAAACTGATGAGGGGCAAACCCGGCTCTGTGCTGACACTGACGATCATGAGGGAAGGCGAGACAGGCCCCATTGAAATCGAAGTGGAGCGCGACATCATCAAGGTCACCAGCGTGAAATCCCGCATGCTGGAGAATGGCTATGGCTATGTTCGCATTACGCAGTTCCAGGCGGATACCGGTTCACAGTTCAGGGATGCCCTCAACGGCCTTGAAGACGAGCTGGGCCGTGACCTTGACGGGCTTATCATAGACTTGCGCAACAATCCGGGTGGCGTGT
This genomic stretch from Marinobacter salsuginis harbors:
- the secB gene encoding protein-export chaperone SecB; this translates as MAENQQAAAGSDNQNQPQFALQRIYVKDLSFESPNSPTVFQEQWKPQVNLDLNTSHNKVSDNQYEVVLSLTVTAKVGEKVAYIVEIQQGGVFLVQGIEGQQLGQMLGAYCPTILFPYAREAIDGIVNKGSFPALMLAPVNFDAIYAQALKRKQEEAAGEANEEQQTH
- a CDS encoding TonB-dependent receptor plug domain-containing protein; translation: MHFRKSYLSLSCLSLVAMVSTATLADNRSAGYLNELVVTGTRTERQLLDTPVRTEVVTAEEIEKTHARNLKEALENVPGLQLREIHGKPGYEVWLQGVESDRVLVLIDGLPMTATTGSTVDVSQLSVLDIERVEVVKGAVSAQYGSSGIGGVVNVISRPPAPGLSGQFTTDAGTYGDQNPSGDEADPARYSARATVQGGSEEFALRLSASHQHSDGIDPEPDTWARPGDEYDRTDLSFRTDWSPNEDHRLSAAVARFEEESGSRFTEQNPPFVINQGKDETVTRTRYTLSGDHGRNSDLRAGWSAVQEILNDDTLKYTGSGVFDDRRAESTLSRFSAHLGKPVGLSHHLQGGVDFNRETLDQTKDGASELGAEPRRQRESQEAWAQDTWMPTEHLELVPGVRFQNDSDFGTYTAPKINARYDLVRTDSLTGFLRGGVGAGYRVPNLKERYFTFDHSQLGYVVQGTPGLQPEESISYQFGGGLSWNRSAWLEANAFLNDIEQLIQTSPDTEATQARNDGVQVFSYENLAEARTWGFETTAGWEPSEHWRLTAGYTLTRTEDLATGNELNRRPRHQARLGLDGPLGVTGLSWSARLKYQSEEFVDAAAGTESPGYTTADLKLNYQISNQFRLFAGADNITDEQRDFSNASEDFRPVAGRFLYAGLTVSFGE
- a CDS encoding hemin-degrading factor — its product is MQQTAMATGTATGSLAARWRTLQKAEPNMRIRQMADKLGVSEMELVRLRGGDALIPLKNSFGDLLKAIESVGPVMILSRNNEVVHEVTGTFKDFTSGRSGAMGLAVGEIDIRVFFKHWAYGYQVQEQVRSGSRESLQFFDQYGAAVHKIYRVADTDGEAWERLVHSFADQELRPFKSQGTRPVPQRVAPEAVNTEVLREGWRELKDVHHFGALLKRAGTDRLTALELLRGEWATELERNDGNVLDRLLELLRDNQCPAMFFVGNPGIVQIFTGKVANLRRTGPWMNVLDSGFNLHANTEAIRRWWLVRRPSADGIITSVEAFNADGELVLTVFGERKPGTPESELWREQAATLEALS
- a CDS encoding heme/hemin ABC transporter substrate-binding protein, encoding MISRVLGWFLLATAFASSAQAGDSPRVVTADGAITEIVYRLGLESLLVGVDTTSGYPEQTDSLPKIGYLRALPFEGVLALKPDLLITSEQAAPEENLERLARAGVQVEKLSSARTPDAALERIVTVGELLGQQERAQTLASELRLQINRIQQASQSRGSRPKVLFILAAGNHSVMLAGEETAASALLDTVGADNAVSGLKGYKPVNREAVLASQPDAIVIAESTPGQFAIGSWPEVERLDAWQSGHRLVADGMLLLGFGPRLPDAMAAVNEVLPASSNVSANDS
- a CDS encoding murein hydrolase activator EnvC family protein: MRLTATLALTLFLGAAPALAQQDVTPAQIEELKERIEDIDDWLEDAEEDRSSLERQLAATEKNISRLTRERRSLRQQAEQQQQRLRELENEAQELTRTLDRQRESLKKQIRAAWMEGDAPAVKVLLNEIDPDKIARTMTYYEYLSKDTVNRLEAFRKSLQELRNTQAAVQSTRVELARTEENVAKRQQELTESRQKRQQTLAALKADIQNRLSEREELESDRKRLENLLEEVQQAINNIPSPNESQPFASLRNKLPWPVEGKVLSRYGERYADGKLRRNGLLIGTGDEAEIRAIHYGRVVFANWLRGFGLITIIDHGEGYMTLYGHSSSLFTSPGDWVVAGEPIAQAGRTGGTDSPALYFEVRHNGKPDNPGRWLAN
- the gpmM gene encoding 2,3-bisphosphoglycerate-independent phosphoglycerate mutase codes for the protein MTAMRKPTALIILDGWGHRDPAEDNAISNASTPFWDQLWQSQPKTLINTSGMFVGLPQGQMGNSEVGHMNLGAGRVVYQSLTRIDKDLEEGTFQKNEVLCSAIDKAVQSGRAVHLMGLMSPGGVHSHEDHIIAAAELAAARGAKEVYIHAFLDGRDMPPRSAKPSLEKAAAKLKSLGVGRVASIVGRYYAMDRDNRWDRVEAAYNLMTQGTAEFVAADPVSGLEQAYERGENDEFVAPTRIHAAGEPEGTINDGDTVLFMNFRADRAREMTRTFVEKDFDGFERKKHPELADFVMLTEYAADIKTSCAYPPEQLTNGLGEYMAKQGKTQLRIAETEKYAHVTFFFNGGLETPFEGEDRILVPSPKVATYDLQPEMSAPEVTDKLVEAIKSGKYDLVVCNYANGDMVGHTGKLDAAIKAAECLDECVKRVVEALDEVGGEALITADHGNCEQMTDPNSGQVHTAHTIGPVPLVYTGHRKVELKNDGSLSDVAPSLLTLMGLEQPEEMTGHSLVEIG
- a CDS encoding S41 family peptidase, giving the protein MKRVRSTLNAFPLRSIALATCFATASGLAWAQDEDTATEQLLEGIQNGERVEISLPDPEKQLPLEDLRKFTEVFSRIKDAYVEEVSDRKLLESAIKGMLSDLDPHSTYLAPKDYEELEESTSGEFGGLGIEVGMENGFVKVIAPIDDTPAQKAGVQAGDLIIKLDEKPVKGMSLEEAVKLMRGKPGSVLTLTIMREGETGPIEIEVERDIIKVTSVKSRMLENGYGYVRITQFQADTGSQFRDALNGLEDELGRDLDGLIIDLRNNPGGVLQAAVESADALLDEGLIVYTEGRIQSSRLRFSARAGDIMAGTPIVVLINGGSASASEILAGALQDHERAVVMGTQSFGKGSVQTVIPLDETHAIKMTTARYYTPDGRSIQATGIKPDIVVRPAELKELDSNPFFTEADLSGHLEGQNEGQEKDGESEANADSGSLADRDYQLRSALNLLKGIRILNPNKKDKAEGSDQ
- a CDS encoding HmuY family protein; this encodes MDLFDTRPPAIVLAALALTACGGGSDNSIAQDDADDVSSFSEQLMPAATETVYLNLETGAMVEEGDNWHIAASRLSFKVNSGASGTGRVGGALAIAQDDFYDGNGDPDPNVFTNATANSEQEHLLGILEEPANWQEDAFASAFGASDAWSQYDFTTGVISEQADVGYLVRSAEGDSFARMRVVDFNFPTREGQGIDDFTLEFDVQASGASQFSATPVTFTPPAGYDGGDACFDFDSATVVDCATSDLWDVRVGFSGRDWYLKSNSGVSGNGSGGASDPMTWTELAANDSDPGVPQLYNTDSTGGVFTDNTWYAYNLTDQHKIWPNFRTFLIKADIDDSESMVWALQIVGYYDQNGTSGQPTVRWLPVELQQAQE
- a CDS encoding rhodanese-like domain-containing protein, giving the protein MDRLFEFVVNHYVLVSLFVAFLVAILILESRRGGAKISAQGAVNLINKDEAVVVDIRDRKEFGEGRITGSINIPLNSLKSRVGELSKFKDKQIIVADKMGQHSAMAVKQLNAEGFSNVVRLNGGVADWKASNLPLVKK